atattttggttttgatttttttagaattttaattttattaataatttaaataatttaaattatatttataattataattttttatatttctataaaataatgaaacgaagtaaattcgtagctaattttgcggcttctttacgtggaagcttaacgtggtttttaaaaggaaacttttacaaggaaataacgtggaaatctatcaaggtttttacgttttctttacgtggaaagctgtcaaggtatttacgtttattttacgagtatttatttacgtgggttttacgaggaaagtttttcgtggtatttacgaggaaacttagcgacgtccttatgtggaatctttacgtggtctttacgacgaaatatcctccttcgcttttacgacgaaattatttcctcgctaccttacgacgaattagcgagaatatatgcgttacgacaaacgtataacgacgaaacgggtttcctcgctaattcctcgtaacactgcttttacgacgaagtaacgaggaaaactgccctcgtaaaacttgtgttttcttgtagtggttacAAGTTGAATGATAAATAGTCATAAAAATTTGATTaactgaaaaatatttatataaatttatattttgttaaaaataatgtGTACGCAATAGATGTAGATATAGTTCATGCCCTATTCGTAGGAATCTATGCTTGTGATGGACGTTGGTGTTGTCTTAATTATGTAGTGAATGTTTGCCTTAATTATTGCTAATCTAGTGCAGTAGCATGCAAGCAACGGACTTGTACATTATATGTCATCCTATACAATAgaacctttataaattaatactcgataaattaataatttttataaattaataaatttctctGGTCTCAACTTGGAtcagttcaaaatttgacacaaatcgattaaaaaataagataataacttattagaaaattctatgtaaatatatgatctcattaaaattataaattaataatttatatgtatacatattttatataaagaagaatctattattatattgtttgttttatattcacaatggaattatccttatattttcttaacatttaatatatttttgatgggatttattaatattatatctaaaactacatttaaattttatgcaatatatattatatacaccaaataataaaataaaattaatatctatacactaaaatcaaatatttttcttttcttagaataaatatatcttaaaataaaaaatctaactaAAGAAACTTTTGTAAGTTAATATCTCTATAAGTCTcaatgttattaatttatagagggtCTACTGCTACTGCTGTAGTacaattaattaaacaaaaaattattatcctGTAAAAAGAAGAGGCCGCACAAATAAACATACATAAACCCTAGCAGGTAATCTCCAAGTAATTTCGCCTTCCAGCTTAACCATGATGAGAATTCTTGTACAACACGCAAAACTTTACAGGAGTTGCACCCTCAGAACCCTGTGGTCGTCGGCTAATCAAACTTTGCAGCATCGTTTAACAGAGGCTCTTGATCAGAATGCACAAATCATTCCGGTGCTACAGCAGTGGCGGCAACAGGGGAATCAGATCGACCCTTCTCACGTGAGAGTCATAATCAAAAAGCTTCGTGATTCTGACCAATCTCTCCAAGCCCTTCAGGTTTCATTCTCAATCCTACTTCTAAATATTTCGTTGAACATTCATTGATGATGTGTTATGGTGATGTCATTAGGTGTCAGAGTGGATGTTAGATAATGTTGTCGAAAGTAACGGTGTGGCTCCCGACAGCGTCAATGTGGACAACGTGTCGAAGCTATACGCGTCTGTGTCCGACGTGAGGGCGATGGAGAAGCTCTTAACTGCGTGGGAAGAGAACTGTGGGAACTGGAGCACTCTTGAGTGGCTCATTACTCTTGACATGGCAAAGGCTTGCCTCAAAGACGGTTCACAAGAAAAGGCGATAAAATTGCTCACGTCAACCGAGAAACTAGTTGACCCCAAAACGTTTAAACAAGCTTACGAGCTTCTCACGAAGCTCTATGGTGATgctgaaaagaaagaagaggtgCTACGTATATGGAACCTTTGCAATAAGAGCACAGAAGAGAGTTGTGATAACAATGACTATCTAACTGTGATCCGTACACTCTTAAAGCTAGACGCTATCACTGAGGCGGAAGAGTTTTACAAAGTGTGGGAATATTCGCCTCTTGAGTTTGATTACCGGATCCCAACTATGTTGGCCTCTGGTTATCGAGAGAGAGGAATGGTTGATGAAGCTGAGAAACTTATTATGAAAACTTTAATAAAGAACATAAGAATGAAGAGACCTATCAATCCGCTTTTGGACGAATGGGGAGGTAGAATGAGAGTGTCTGAACTCAAATGCCTCATCAAGAATCTTCATGATTCTAATCAGTTTTCCAAAGCACTTCAGGTCAGTTGATTATAGATTCACCCTTCTACACATGACTTTTTTTTGAACTTGTTCTCTCTTTCATAATACAACTTGTTAAATGACTATAGGCTTGTGGGCGCATCATCattgtttgagaaattttattttCGCCTAAATCtttaataatcaaataaatactttcttatataaaaaaaactttactatttttcttttcatttttatattattttttattggtgaAAGTCTCATCGAGAGGTTTAATGTTCTAATATCCCTTTCAAATGTTAGGTTTCAGAGTGGATGGATGAAAAAAGGGCTTGT
The nucleotide sequence above comes from Brassica napus cultivar Da-Ae chromosome A9, Da-Ae, whole genome shotgun sequence. Encoded proteins:
- the LOC106364652 gene encoding putative pentatricopeptide repeat-containing protein At1g28020 gives rise to the protein MMRILVQHAKLYRSCTLRTLWSSANQTLQHRLTEALDQNAQIIPVLQQWRQQGNQIDPSHVRVIIKKLRDSDQSLQALQVSEWMLDNVVESNGVAPDSVNVDNVSKLYASVSDVRAMEKLLTAWEENCGNWSTLEWLITLDMAKACLKDGSQEKAIKLLTSTEKLVDPKTFKQAYELLTKLYGDAEKKEEVLRIWNLCNKSTEESCDNNDYLTVIRTLLKLDAITEAEEFYKVWEYSPLEFDYRIPTMLASGYRERGMVDEAEKLIMKTLIKNIRMKRPINPLLDEWGGRMRVSELKCLIKNLHDSNQFSKALQVSEWMDEKRACNIYAEDYAARLHMVEVVLGLEEAEKFFKNIPENMKDYTVYATLLSSYAKSDKHLGKAKVTFEKMRELGFLMKPSPFNSMLSFPSQRNMVGEFLREMEENNVSPDSLIVNKVLRIYAADSNVEAMEKFMKKWSGEEGIKLERETMAAVAKAYAKAGSMGKAIEMYGGVAGSEGEVYRLWNEFKKNEELEDDWWCRLFNKNEKLEGDMYKTVITSLLKLDNVEGAEKVYGEWKPVGPNLDLSIPGLLISRFCAEGNELKVGELINSIKGKRNEMHARMVRDYIARVVTYVAIGVFFFLVVAGRYLAKFWPWILFF